The nucleotide window GGCCGCGCTGCACGGGTACGCCCCCACCCAGCGGGGCCACGGCGACGCCGAACGGCCCCCGCACGGCTACGGTCCCGAGGACTTCGCCGGCGACCTCGTGGAGTTCCTCGACGCCGCGGGCATCCGGCGGACGGTCCTGGCCGGCGTGTCCAGCGGCGGTGTGGCCGCACGGCTGGTCGCGGGCAGCCATCCCGACCGGGTGGCGGGCCTCGTCCTGGCGGGCGTCCCCGCCACCCTCGCCGACAAGCCCGGTGCGAGGGCCCTGGCGAAGAGGGTGCGGCGCCTCGGCGACCCCGTACCGCGTGCCTTCGTCGAGGAACTGCTGAGCGGTCTCACGGCCCGGCCGCTGGGGCGCGGACTCCTCGCGACACTCGCCGACGAGAACCTGAAGGTACCCGCACGGGTGTGGCGGGAGACCGTGCGCGGCCTGCTGGAGACGGACCTCGCGGCCACGCTGCGGGGCATCCTCGTGCCCACGCTCGTGCTGTGGGGCGACGCCGACGCCCTCCTGCCGCGCGCCGACCAGCAGCGGATCCTCGACGCGGTCCCCGGGGCGCGGCTCCTCGTGTACGGGGGCGCCGGTCACGTCCTGCACCAGGAGGCACCCGAACGGTTCGTCCAGGACGTCGCCGCCTTCGCCGCGGCCGTCCTGCCGGTCCGGCAGGACGGCGACGCTCCCGGCGCGGGCCGGGACGCCGCCCCCTGACGGTCCGGACGGTCCGCGGGTGCGCCGTGCGGTCAGGCGTTGGGGTCGAAGGCGATCCCCGACGGCTTGGCCGACGCGAGGTGCGAGGCGAACGTGCTGTCCTTGATGCCGAGCGTCGCACTTCCGAAGTTGTACGAGGTCAATGTGTCACGCAAGCTGCCGGGGTAACCGTTCCAGCCGACCAGCGGCGGGCGCTGCCAGGTCCCCTTGTGGTTCTCCGGCGGCTCGTCCCCCGCGGTCGCGGCACGGAAGCAGTGCGTGCTGATCCCGTCCTTGTGGTAGACGACCTTGGCGTGCGTCCCGTCCCAGCGGATCGCCGAGCGGTTGTGCACCGTGAACGAGCCGTGGTTGGACGTCGAGACGTACTGGGCCTCGTTGTTCTGCACCCAGACCACGATGTGCTCCCAGTCATGCCGGTGCCCGCCGAGCCCGCTGCCGGCCACGGCCTGGTCCTTCTCGAAGTACGAGCCGTAGACGATCGCGCACCAGCCGTTGTTGCACTTGGAGCGCGAGTAGGTGTTGACGCTGTCCAGGTCGGACGCGTCACGGCACTGGCCGTTCAGGGCGCCGCTCGGGTTGAGCCCGCCGTTGACGGTCCCGTCGGGGCCGATGGCCGACGTGGCGTAGCAGCCGTCCGTGTCGTAGTCGTACGTGGGCTGAAACGTCGAGTCCAGCGCCTCCGCGTTGGCGGGCAGTGCGGCGGGCGGCGCCGCCAGGGCGGTGGCCGGGAAAACGAGGACCAGGGCCGCCGCGCCCGCCAGGACGCCGAGCGACTTCCGGCCCAAGCGCCGGGGTCCGAAGAACTTCGATGCCGGTCTGCCGTTCACAAGTGTCCTCCTCATCGGCCCCGTGCAGGCCAACGCCCTGTATGACATGTGCAGTTCAGAGTGTCGGGTTTTCACTCGCGTGCCAAGAGGCCGCAGGAGGCGCAACGGTTACGGAGTGCCCAACACTTGTGGCTCGTCCGACCCAAGAACGTCACAGACGTGGGGGGTTGGTGGAAAGGTGTGCCGCATGAGCGCGCCGCGGGTCACCCCGGTCGAGGGTGACGGACACACCGCACCCCACCCGGCCGAACCACCGTCCACGGCCGAACGACCGCGTGGGTACGGCGGGTTGCTGCGGTATGTCCGGCATGCGCGGCGCCGGCGGTGGCTCTACGCGCTGACCGTCCTCGCGCTCCTCGCCG belongs to Streptomyces sp. V3I8 and includes:
- a CDS encoding NPP1 family protein — translated: MRRTLVNGRPASKFFGPRRLGRKSLGVLAGAAALVLVFPATALAAPPAALPANAEALDSTFQPTYDYDTDGCYATSAIGPDGTVNGGLNPSGALNGQCRDASDLDSVNTYSRSKCNNGWCAIVYGSYFEKDQAVAGSGLGGHRHDWEHIVVWVQNNEAQYVSTSNHGSFTVHNRSAIRWDGTHAKVVYHKDGISTHCFRAATAGDEPPENHKGTWQRPPLVGWNGYPGSLRDTLTSYNFGSATLGIKDSTFASHLASAKPSGIAFDPNA
- a CDS encoding alpha/beta fold hydrolase; its protein translation is MSTIAVKAARLRSGLVLPYAQAGGPQGVPVVFVHGLADSWWTFEPLLRRLPAALHGYAPTQRGHGDAERPPHGYGPEDFAGDLVEFLDAAGIRRTVLAGVSSGGVAARLVAGSHPDRVAGLVLAGVPATLADKPGARALAKRVRRLGDPVPRAFVEELLSGLTARPLGRGLLATLADENLKVPARVWRETVRGLLETDLAATLRGILVPTLVLWGDADALLPRADQQRILDAVPGARLLVYGGAGHVLHQEAPERFVQDVAAFAAAVLPVRQDGDAPGAGRDAAP